In one Massilia endophytica genomic region, the following are encoded:
- a CDS encoding KTSC domain-containing protein — protein sequence MEMKRINAGKLRAVGYDQRERKLRVEFDDGSAIDYAGVGAEVWRRLSTSGSAWSYYRDNIEEEFAGTRSNVRVQSDRKALEDLFRAPDED from the coding sequence ATGGAGATGAAGCGCATCAATGCAGGAAAACTGCGGGCGGTCGGCTACGACCAGCGCGAGCGCAAGCTGCGCGTGGAGTTCGACGATGGCAGCGCGATCGACTACGCGGGCGTCGGCGCCGAGGTGTGGCGGCGCCTGTCCACGTCCGGTTCGGCCTGGAGCTACTACCGGGACAATATCGAAGAGGAGTTCGCGGGCACGCGCAGCAACGTACGCGTGCAGTCCGACCGCAAGGCGCTCGAAGACCTTTTCAGGGCGCCGGACGAAGACTGA
- a CDS encoding serine hydrolase domain-containing protein, producing the protein MNRLHTLLRLTPLLLLSACASFAPQRPLDTASTAQIDSAVRSYVAERKLPGAVYWMEHEGASYQQAYGKQSYETGSADVTLNTLYDAASLSKVVSTAPSVLILAEEGKISLDSPLVNYFPECANGGKEAITIRHLLTHSSGLPASLPAKPGWRGDEAAHKLACNQTVTHTPGTFFRYSDINYVLLGQLVQKVSGMPLSAFAQQRIFTPLGMKHTGYLPLARFTASGIAPTQKAQEEDGGKSAHIDLPPGQTLQGVVHDPTARFMGGVGGSAGIFTTAGDLARYARMLLNGGELDGVRVMRPETVRLLTTRQSPDGLPARAMGMDIDSPYARPRGTVFPVGSFGHTGFTGCILWVDPNSKTFYVFLSNRVYPDDKSNILPLYGVLGTLTAQAAGLKAP; encoded by the coding sequence ATGAACCGACTGCACACACTCCTCCGGCTTACGCCCCTTCTGCTCCTTTCCGCCTGCGCGTCATTTGCTCCGCAGCGGCCGCTCGATACCGCCAGCACCGCGCAGATCGACAGCGCGGTGCGCAGCTATGTGGCCGAGCGCAAGCTGCCCGGGGCCGTGTACTGGATGGAGCATGAAGGAGCCAGCTATCAGCAGGCCTACGGCAAGCAAAGCTACGAGACCGGCAGCGCCGACGTCACCCTTAACACCCTCTACGATGCGGCCTCGCTCTCCAAGGTGGTATCCACGGCCCCATCGGTGCTGATCCTTGCCGAAGAAGGCAAGATCTCGCTCGACTCACCTTTGGTCAACTACTTTCCCGAATGCGCGAACGGCGGCAAGGAAGCCATCACCATCCGCCACCTGCTCACGCACAGTTCAGGCCTGCCCGCGAGCCTGCCCGCAAAGCCCGGATGGCGCGGCGACGAGGCGGCGCACAAGCTGGCCTGCAATCAGACGGTCACGCATACCCCCGGCACCTTCTTCCGCTACTCGGACATCAACTATGTTCTGCTTGGCCAGCTGGTGCAGAAGGTCTCCGGCATGCCGCTGTCGGCCTTCGCGCAGCAGCGCATCTTCACGCCGCTCGGCATGAAGCATACCGGCTATCTCCCGCTGGCGCGCTTCACCGCAAGCGGTATCGCCCCCACCCAGAAGGCGCAGGAAGAAGATGGCGGCAAGAGCGCCCATATCGACCTGCCGCCGGGCCAGACCCTGCAAGGCGTGGTGCACGATCCCACGGCGCGCTTCATGGGCGGTGTGGGCGGCTCGGCGGGCATCTTCACGACAGCGGGCGACCTGGCCCGCTACGCGCGCATGCTGCTGAATGGCGGCGAACTCGATGGCGTGCGCGTGATGCGGCCGGAAACCGTGCGCCTGCTCACCACGCGCCAGTCGCCGGACGGCCTGCCTGCCCGCGCCATGGGCATGGATATCGATTCGCCTTACGCCCGCCCGCGCGGCACTGTGTTCCCCGTTGGGAGCTTCGGCCACACGGGCTTCACGGGCTGCATTCTGTGGGTCGACCCGAACTCGAAGACCTTCTACGTGTTCCTGTCGAACCGCGTCTACCCGGACGACAAGAGCAATATCCTGCCGCTGTATGGCGTGCTGGGAACGCTGACCGCGCAGGCGGCGGGCCTCAAGGCGCCTTGA
- a CDS encoding FAD-dependent monooxygenase, with protein MNEHAVLIVGGGPTGLMLAGELSLAGVDVAILERRPSQEILGTRAGGFHARSIEVLDQRGIADRFLAEGKTMQIAGFGGVSLDISDFPTRHNYGLALTQNHIERILAEWAQERGVSVIRNVEVTGFTQDDTGVSVTLADGRTMRAHYLVGCDGGRSVIRKAAGIEFAGWDASVSNLIAEVEMTEEPKLGLHKNERGVMAMRRLEDGRVGVVLTEKEIGKGEPTLRDVSEALIDYFGTDFGVHNPGWISRFTDMARQAASYRKGRVLLAGDAAHVHYPAGGQGLNLGLQDAVNLGWKLALVVKGASPATLLDSYHSERHPVAARVLRNTMAAVALGRGDDRTAALGEVLADILTLEQPRKRMGGMMSGLDIHYDLGEGHPLLGRRMPDLDLQTASGMVRVYSLLHDAKPLLLNLGAPGAISKGRRVKLIDASYGGAWELPVLGTVAAPGAVLVRPDGYVAWVGDSGCAGLPEALAKWFGEA; from the coding sequence ATGAACGAGCATGCCGTACTGATTGTTGGAGGTGGCCCGACAGGGCTGATGCTGGCAGGTGAACTGTCTCTCGCGGGCGTGGACGTGGCGATCCTCGAACGGCGCCCCAGCCAGGAAATTCTCGGCACACGCGCCGGCGGCTTCCACGCCCGCAGCATCGAAGTGCTGGACCAGCGCGGCATTGCAGACCGCTTCCTTGCCGAAGGAAAGACGATGCAGATCGCGGGCTTTGGCGGCGTCTCCCTCGACATCAGCGACTTCCCCACCCGGCACAACTACGGGCTCGCGCTCACGCAGAACCACATCGAACGCATTCTCGCGGAATGGGCGCAGGAACGCGGCGTATCCGTTATCCGCAATGTCGAGGTTACCGGTTTCACGCAGGACGATACTGGCGTGAGCGTGACGCTCGCCGACGGCCGGACCATGCGCGCACACTATCTCGTGGGCTGCGACGGCGGGCGAAGCGTCATCCGCAAAGCCGCAGGCATCGAGTTCGCCGGATGGGATGCCTCGGTCAGCAATCTCATTGCCGAAGTCGAGATGACGGAAGAGCCCAAGCTCGGCCTGCACAAGAACGAGCGCGGCGTGATGGCCATGCGCAGGCTGGAGGATGGGCGTGTTGGCGTGGTGCTGACCGAGAAGGAGATCGGCAAGGGCGAGCCCACGCTGCGGGATGTCAGCGAAGCGCTGATCGACTACTTCGGCACCGACTTCGGCGTACACAATCCCGGCTGGATTTCCCGCTTCACGGACATGGCCCGGCAAGCAGCCTCCTATCGGAAAGGACGTGTGCTGTTGGCCGGCGACGCCGCGCACGTGCACTACCCTGCTGGCGGCCAGGGCCTCAACCTTGGCCTGCAGGACGCGGTGAACCTGGGCTGGAAACTGGCGCTGGTGGTGAAAGGCGCTTCCCCGGCCACGCTGCTCGACAGCTACCACAGCGAGCGCCACCCTGTCGCCGCGCGTGTCCTCCGCAACACCATGGCCGCCGTGGCCTTGGGACGGGGTGATGACCGCACTGCTGCCCTGGGCGAAGTCCTCGCCGACATTCTCACTTTGGAACAGCCTCGCAAGCGCATGGGCGGCATGATGTCGGGCCTCGACATTCACTACGACCTGGGCGAAGGCCATCCCCTGCTGGGCCGCCGCATGCCCGATCTCGACCTGCAAACGGCGAGCGGCATGGTGCGGGTCTACAGCCTTCTGCATGACGCCAAGCCGCTGCTGCTCAACCTCGGTGCGCCGGGTGCAATCAGCAAGGGCCGCCGCGTCAAACTGATCGACGCGAGCTATGGCGGGGCCTGGGAATTACCCGTGCTTGGCACAGTTGCTGCCCCCGGCGCGGTGCTGGTACGACCTGACGGCTATGTCGCCTGGGTTGGCGACAGCGGGTGCGCCGGCCTCCCCGAAGCCTTGGCGAAGTGGTTCGGAGAGGCCTGA
- a CDS encoding LysR substrate-binding domain-containing protein, translated as MELKVSKNGMIMRRTTFDLDALRSFSEGMECGSFARAAQRLNKSTSAVSAHLKKLEEQAGAPILRKSGRGLALTEAGEVLLSYARRMLALNDEAAMAVGGTDLEGAVRLGFQEDFSEHLLSDVLGVFGRSHPGVRIEAKIERNAELLEQIQGAALDLALMWHHGQQAKDMEVLGEYPLHWIGSREVDLAGETPVPLVVIEAPCRMRSIATEALDRKGIPWRIAVTSPSLGGVWAAVSAGLGITVRSTFGMPASLQVRSEGLPALPSVRLALRRSEAELGPVCQRLHDIIRQSVQLKAP; from the coding sequence TTGGAATTGAAGGTTTCGAAAAACGGGATGATCATGCGGCGAACCACCTTTGACCTCGATGCCCTCCGCAGCTTCAGCGAGGGTATGGAGTGCGGCAGCTTCGCCCGCGCGGCGCAGCGGCTGAACAAGTCCACGTCGGCGGTCAGCGCGCACCTGAAGAAGCTGGAGGAGCAGGCAGGGGCGCCTATCCTGCGCAAGTCTGGACGCGGGCTCGCCCTCACCGAAGCAGGCGAGGTGCTGCTCAGCTATGCGCGCCGCATGCTGGCGCTGAACGACGAAGCGGCGATGGCGGTTGGCGGTACCGATCTTGAAGGTGCGGTGCGTCTCGGCTTTCAGGAGGATTTCAGCGAGCACCTGCTCTCCGACGTGCTGGGCGTCTTTGGCAGGAGCCATCCCGGCGTGCGCATCGAAGCGAAGATCGAACGCAATGCCGAACTGCTTGAGCAGATACAAGGCGCGGCATTGGATCTTGCGCTGATGTGGCATCACGGCCAGCAGGCGAAGGATATGGAAGTGCTGGGTGAATATCCGCTGCACTGGATCGGCAGCCGCGAAGTGGATCTGGCTGGCGAAACGCCTGTGCCGCTGGTTGTGATCGAAGCGCCGTGCAGGATGCGGTCGATAGCCACCGAGGCGCTGGACCGCAAGGGTATTCCCTGGCGCATTGCCGTCACGAGCCCGAGCCTTGGCGGCGTGTGGGCTGCCGTGTCGGCGGGCCTCGGGATCACGGTGCGTTCGACATTTGGCATGCCCGCCAGCCTGCAGGTGCGCAGCGAGGGCCTTCCGGCTTTACCTTCGGTTCGGCTGGCGCTGCGGCGCTCGGAGGCGGAGTTGGGGCCGGTCTGTCAGCGCCTGCACGACATCATCCGGCAGAGCGTGCAGCTCAAGGCGCCTTGA
- a CDS encoding serine hydrolase domain-containing protein produces MKYGSLCILSAAIALAAPAAKADKVDDYIKAQMRLNHVPGAAVAIVRNGKVVKLRAYGLANLEWTQKATADTAFQLASTTKPFTGMLVMRLLEQGKLDLDASITRYLPNAPGAWEPVTVRHLANHSSGIPDRVDTEPNPALDAYIEAAAKLPLAHAPGASSEYGISAYIVLRKIIENVSGQTFIDALRTEVIQPLGLKATAYEEASTYGDRRSSEVLPRRASVYDWKGTRFQNFSYDFKPLGYSAGGLYSSAADLAKVLVALEANSLLKEESKRAMWTAQTLGNGKPASFGVGWVLRKVNGRDTTGHSGGPALSDLLYIPKERFGVVVLTNGQALYPYLAQGISELYYPALAASLPAGIEDKKPELTAKVSKVLAAAWSGSVDETEFTPAARENFIPSLKAFLLPFFKSLQPLDRLVLTLEQPGEGKTRREYAALYGKKVVTWQFDVDDAGKVIGFGPKSE; encoded by the coding sequence ATGAAGTACGGAAGTTTATGTATCCTGAGCGCGGCCATTGCCCTGGCGGCTCCCGCAGCAAAGGCCGACAAGGTCGACGACTACATCAAGGCCCAGATGCGCCTGAACCACGTGCCCGGCGCCGCCGTGGCCATTGTCCGTAATGGCAAGGTGGTGAAGCTGCGGGCCTACGGATTGGCGAACCTCGAATGGACGCAGAAGGCGACCGCCGACACGGCATTCCAGCTCGCCTCCACCACGAAGCCCTTTACCGGCATGCTGGTAATGCGGCTGCTGGAACAGGGCAAGCTGGATCTGGACGCGAGCATTACCCGCTATCTGCCGAACGCACCCGGAGCGTGGGAGCCTGTCACGGTGCGCCATCTCGCCAACCATTCGTCCGGCATTCCGGACAGGGTGGATACCGAGCCCAATCCAGCACTCGACGCTTATATCGAAGCCGCGGCAAAGCTGCCGCTGGCCCATGCGCCCGGCGCCTCTTCCGAATACGGCATCTCGGCCTATATCGTGCTGCGCAAGATCATCGAGAATGTCAGCGGCCAGACCTTTATCGATGCGCTGCGCACGGAGGTCATCCAGCCGCTCGGCTTGAAAGCCACAGCATACGAGGAGGCATCCACGTATGGAGACCGGCGCAGCAGCGAGGTGCTGCCGCGCCGCGCCAGCGTCTACGACTGGAAGGGCACTAGATTCCAGAACTTCAGCTACGACTTCAAGCCGCTGGGCTACAGTGCAGGCGGGCTTTACTCCTCCGCCGCCGACCTGGCGAAAGTGCTGGTGGCGCTCGAGGCCAACAGCCTGCTGAAGGAAGAGAGCAAGCGCGCCATGTGGACGGCGCAGACGCTCGGCAACGGCAAGCCTGCTTCCTTTGGCGTCGGCTGGGTGCTGCGCAAGGTGAATGGGCGCGACACCACAGGCCATTCCGGCGGACCTGCCCTTTCGGACCTGCTGTACATCCCCAAGGAGCGCTTCGGCGTCGTGGTGCTCACAAACGGCCAGGCGCTCTACCCTTACCTGGCGCAGGGCATCTCGGAGCTCTATTACCCAGCCCTTGCTGCTTCCCTTCCGGCTGGCATCGAGGACAAAAAGCCCGAACTGACGGCGAAGGTGTCCAAGGTTCTGGCGGCGGCGTGGAGCGGGAGCGTCGATGAAACGGAGTTCACGCCTGCCGCGAGGGAGAATTTCATCCCGTCGCTGAAGGCCTTCCTCTTACCCTTCTTCAAATCGCTCCAGCCTCTGGACCGCCTTGTACTGACGCTCGAACAGCCCGGCGAGGGAAAGACGCGGCGCGAATACGCAGCCCTGTACGGCAAGAAGGTAGTGACCTGGCAGTTCGACGTGGACGATGCGGGGAAAGTTATCGGCTTCGGTCCGAAGTCTGAATAA
- a CDS encoding CPBP family intramembrane glutamic endopeptidase, producing the protein MLTNDLPAPSQPKLWLAFIVLFCAYQLPEGLGGRILGSFAVQAGLLVAFLPIAWAVGRWLGFRGLDAWYLDFRRGWFLLLAAPFALAVLAKAGALALGEMAGIYGIAIPKETSLAQVLPIALGMLPYTFLPSIAEDIVTRGFLMRALPAVSRQRVFIALSALLFVLNHIYRLGNGPLEWLLLFCFGLAYAAALFYSRSLWAAVGLHWGWNYAGQLGDRLANIDALNPAVAPLVSSATHLLMLGAVVLCAGLLRAKSFSLRPAP; encoded by the coding sequence ATGCTTACCAACGACCTGCCCGCCCCCTCCCAGCCAAAGCTGTGGCTTGCCTTCATTGTGCTGTTCTGCGCCTACCAGCTGCCCGAAGGGCTGGGCGGGCGCATTCTCGGCAGTTTTGCCGTGCAGGCGGGCCTGCTTGTGGCCTTCCTCCCGATTGCCTGGGCGGTCGGCCGCTGGCTCGGCTTCCGCGGCCTGGACGCCTGGTATCTCGATTTTCGGCGCGGCTGGTTCCTGCTGCTGGCTGCCCCCTTCGCGCTTGCCGTGCTGGCGAAAGCTGGAGCGCTGGCGTTGGGGGAAATGGCGGGAATCTATGGCATCGCCATACCGAAGGAGACATCGCTTGCGCAGGTGCTGCCGATTGCGCTCGGCATGCTGCCCTACACCTTCCTCCCCTCCATCGCGGAAGACATCGTGACGCGCGGCTTCCTCATGCGCGCCCTGCCTGCGGTCTCGCGGCAGCGCGTGTTCATCGCGCTCTCGGCGCTGCTGTTCGTCCTCAACCACATTTACCGCCTGGGGAATGGGCCGCTTGAATGGCTGCTGCTGTTCTGCTTCGGTCTCGCATACGCGGCGGCCCTGTTCTACAGCCGCTCGCTGTGGGCAGCCGTGGGCCTGCACTGGGGATGGAACTACGCGGGACAGCTCGGGGACCGGCTCGCCAATATCGACGCGCTGAATCCCGCAGTGGCTCCCCTCGTTTCATCGGCCACCCATTTGCTGATGCTGGGTGCGGTGGTCCTCTGCGCCGGCCTGCTGCGGGCAAAGTCCTTCAGTCTTCGTCCGGCGCCCTGA
- a CDS encoding TonB-dependent receptor — MIAKRTLLATAVLSTFSSLSMAQSADSVLPKVVVTANPFRTSEADQILTPAKVLSGDELRDKVGSSLGETLSQELGVSASAFGAGASRPIIRGLEGSRVKMLENGMAVSDVSGLSNDHAVAAEGAVARQIEILRGPAALLYGSGAIGGLVNVVNERIPTALEKEWTGQVETRYSTVDSGKSASGTIDGAVGQFGLHADGNGRNTDDYKIPGSRVAGDPESGSGRLSHSATKERNAGIGGSYIADWGFAGISASHLSNLYGIPSAEGSRIDQKQTRYDFDSLVRKPFEGIESFKFKAGYTSYKHAELNEENDPEVIFKNRSLETRAEMTHNPIAGMRGTFGVQTENTHFSGLSPDGVAETVPVTHSKSTAGFLVEEKTIGPVVLSGGLRLESVKRTPDGGVERSFDLKSGSFGGQWAFTPGYAAGVTLSYAERAPATEELYSHGPHDATVTYDIGNPDFKKEASRNVELSVQKTKGLLRWKANVFENKVRNFIYGQMTGNLLDDEGNPGEELRERVFTQADATIRGAEGEITYNAQGSGWSGRLFADGSRGSLDHGGSLPLQPSNRVGASVGYRYADLRAGLSVVHADGQDRLAAFETTTPSYTQLNANISYTQRLGQQELTWFLLAKNLTNEEIRVSTSVLKDISPLPGRNFVFGVRAHF, encoded by the coding sequence ATGATCGCCAAGCGCACTTTGCTCGCTACTGCTGTACTGTCCACCTTTTCTTCGCTGTCCATGGCCCAGAGTGCCGACAGCGTCTTGCCCAAGGTCGTCGTCACGGCCAACCCCTTCCGCACTTCCGAGGCTGACCAGATTCTGACGCCAGCCAAGGTGCTGTCCGGCGATGAGCTGCGCGATAAGGTCGGCAGCTCGCTGGGCGAAACGCTCTCCCAGGAACTGGGCGTTTCCGCTTCCGCTTTCGGTGCGGGCGCTTCCCGCCCCATTATTCGCGGCCTGGAAGGGTCGCGCGTGAAGATGCTGGAGAACGGCATGGCGGTGTCCGACGTGTCGGGCCTGTCCAACGACCACGCCGTTGCGGCAGAAGGCGCTGTGGCGCGCCAGATCGAGATTCTGCGCGGCCCGGCCGCCTTGCTGTACGGTTCGGGCGCCATCGGTGGCCTGGTCAACGTCGTCAACGAACGCATTCCCACCGCTCTGGAAAAGGAATGGACCGGCCAGGTGGAGACGCGCTACAGCACGGTGGACAGCGGCAAGAGCGCTTCCGGCACCATCGACGGCGCGGTCGGCCAGTTTGGCCTGCATGCCGACGGCAACGGCCGCAACACGGACGACTACAAGATTCCCGGCAGCCGCGTGGCTGGCGATCCCGAATCGGGCTCCGGCCGCCTGTCCCATTCCGCCACCAAGGAGCGCAATGCGGGCATCGGCGGCTCCTATATCGCCGACTGGGGCTTCGCAGGCATATCGGCTTCGCACCTGAGCAACCTGTATGGCATTCCGAGCGCGGAAGGCTCGCGCATCGACCAGAAGCAGACCCGCTACGATTTCGACAGCCTGGTGCGCAAGCCTTTCGAGGGCATCGAGTCCTTCAAGTTCAAGGCAGGCTACACCAGCTACAAGCACGCCGAGCTGAATGAAGAGAACGACCCCGAGGTCATCTTCAAGAACCGCTCGCTCGAAACGCGCGCCGAGATGACGCACAACCCGATTGCGGGCATGCGCGGCACCTTCGGCGTGCAGACCGAGAACACGCACTTCTCCGGCCTGAGCCCGGACGGCGTAGCCGAAACCGTGCCGGTAACGCATTCGAAATCCACCGCAGGCTTCCTGGTGGAGGAGAAAACCATCGGCCCTGTGGTGCTGAGCGGCGGCTTGCGGTTGGAATCGGTGAAGCGCACGCCGGATGGCGGCGTGGAGCGCTCCTTCGATCTCAAGTCCGGCTCCTTCGGCGGCCAGTGGGCGTTCACGCCGGGTTATGCGGCGGGCGTTACGCTCTCGTATGCCGAGCGCGCGCCCGCAACCGAGGAGCTGTATTCGCACGGCCCGCACGATGCGACCGTGACCTACGACATCGGCAATCCCGACTTCAAGAAGGAAGCTTCTCGCAACGTGGAGCTGAGCGTGCAGAAGACAAAAGGCCTGCTGCGCTGGAAGGCGAACGTGTTCGAGAACAAGGTGCGCAACTTCATCTACGGCCAGATGACGGGCAATCTGCTGGACGACGAAGGCAACCCAGGCGAGGAACTGCGCGAGCGTGTGTTCACCCAGGCCGACGCCACCATCCGCGGCGCAGAAGGCGAAATCACCTACAACGCGCAGGGCAGCGGCTGGTCCGGCCGCCTGTTTGCGGATGGATCGCGCGGCAGCCTCGATCACGGTGGCAGCCTGCCGCTGCAGCCATCTAACCGGGTGGGCGCCAGCGTCGGCTATCGCTACGCGGACCTGCGCGCTGGCCTCTCAGTGGTGCATGCGGATGGCCAGGACCGTCTGGCTGCCTTCGAGACCACCACGCCTTCGTACACGCAGCTGAACGCCAACATCTCCTATACCCAGCGCCTGGGCCAGCAGGAGCTCACCTGGTTCCTGCTGGCGAAGAACCTCACGAACGAAGAGATCCGCGTGTCGACCTCCGTTCTGAAGGATATCTCGCCGCTGCCGGGCCGGAACTTCGTGTTCGGCGTCCGCGCGCACTTCTGA